From the Opitutus sp. ER46 genome, one window contains:
- a CDS encoding sigma-70 family RNA polymerase sigma factor: protein MTIPTSAAISPFSDQELVTRTLAGDREAYRRIVERYQALVCSVAYSSTGDLAHSEDVAQETFVAAWRQLRQLREPGSLRSWLCGIARNLVANRRRQLATEPSHAGSPLPVDAAGPEPLPSEAAVRREQEAILWQALAQIPELYREPLILFYREHQSVERVAVDLGLTEDVVRQRLSRGRKLLHQEVARFVEGTLTRTAPGASFTLGVMGALPLLTVPGGATAAAWGAASPGCTAGLAAKLLAFAQLAIGPVIGLVAAWLGIRASLRATRTPEELAFVRRYLRRLLLCLLAFCVAAIGITTIAAKAGMASPRQVVWLWVTLGVVYLLGIVTLALHAKSTLRRLRRIGRAEHPEAFRDAPADPACWNYRSRASLFGLPLVHVRFGGEEEARSRPVVGWIAGGEYAIGIIAAFGGVTLGAFSAGGISAGVIAIGGVSLGLLSLGGLAIGAIAIGGLAIGIVATGGVALAGTAALGGYALSREFAVAAQGSAPHLNDALAQAYFAARPWLDLRTATGKAVLSLAWLPALFVIWQHWPRRAAPRTRSAGAE from the coding sequence ATGACCATACCCACCTCCGCCGCGATTAGCCCCTTTTCCGACCAGGAACTTGTCACCCGCACCCTCGCGGGGGACCGCGAGGCTTACCGTCGGATCGTCGAGCGCTATCAGGCTCTCGTCTGCTCCGTCGCCTACAGCTCCACGGGGGACCTCGCGCACAGCGAGGATGTCGCCCAGGAGACGTTCGTCGCCGCGTGGCGGCAGCTGCGTCAACTTCGCGAACCCGGCAGCCTGCGCAGTTGGTTGTGCGGCATCGCGCGGAATCTCGTCGCGAATCGCCGGCGCCAACTCGCCACGGAGCCTTCACACGCGGGATCGCCGCTGCCGGTCGATGCCGCCGGCCCCGAACCACTCCCGTCCGAGGCCGCCGTGCGCCGCGAGCAGGAGGCGATCCTGTGGCAGGCTCTCGCCCAGATTCCGGAGCTCTACCGCGAGCCGTTGATCCTCTTCTACCGCGAGCACCAGTCGGTGGAGCGCGTCGCCGTCGACCTTGGGCTCACGGAGGACGTCGTCCGCCAACGACTCTCCCGGGGGCGCAAGCTGCTCCACCAGGAGGTCGCCCGATTCGTCGAGGGCACGCTCACCCGCACCGCGCCCGGGGCCAGTTTCACGCTGGGCGTCATGGGCGCGCTGCCGCTGCTCACCGTCCCGGGCGGCGCAACGGCCGCCGCCTGGGGAGCCGCATCTCCAGGCTGCACGGCCGGACTCGCGGCCAAGCTGCTGGCGTTCGCGCAACTGGCAATCGGGCCGGTCATCGGCCTGGTCGCCGCCTGGCTGGGCATCCGCGCGTCGCTCCGCGCCACGCGCACCCCGGAAGAACTGGCCTTCGTTCGCCGCTACCTCCGCCGACTGCTGCTTTGCCTGCTCGCCTTCTGCGTCGCCGCCATCGGCATTACCACGATCGCAGCCAAGGCGGGAATGGCCAGCCCACGGCAGGTCGTATGGCTGTGGGTGACACTCGGCGTCGTTTACCTCCTCGGGATCGTCACTCTCGCGCTGCACGCCAAGTCCACCTTGCGCCGCTTGCGGCGAATCGGGCGCGCCGAACACCCCGAGGCTTTTCGCGACGCGCCGGCCGATCCGGCGTGCTGGAACTATCGGAGCCGGGCCAGCCTCTTCGGCCTGCCCCTTGTCCACGTGCGCTTCGGTGGCGAGGAAGAAGCGCGCAGCCGCCCGGTGGTCGGATGGATTGCCGGCGGCGAATACGCGATCGGTATCATTGCCGCGTTCGGCGGCGTGACCCTCGGCGCGTTCAGCGCCGGCGGCATATCCGCCGGCGTCATCGCCATTGGCGGCGTCAGCCTGGGACTGCTGTCGCTGGGCGGCCTCGCGATCGGCGCGATCGCCATTGGCGGCCTCGCGATCGGGATCGTGGCGACGGGCGGCGTCGCCCTTGCCGGCACGGCCGCCCTCGGCGGCTACGCGCTTTCGCGGGAGTTCGCCGTGGCCGCCCAAGGCTCTGCGCCGCACCTCAATGACGCGCTCGCGCAGGCCTACTTCGCTGCGCGGCCCTGGCTGGACCTGCGCACCGCCACCGGCAAGGCCGTCCTCAGCCTCGCATGGTTGCCCGCGTTGTTCGTGATCTGGCAACACTGGCCGCGCCGAGCGGCGCCAAGGACCCGATCCGCCGGGGCGGAATAG